One Cellulomonas sp. NS3 genomic region harbors:
- a CDS encoding heparinase II/III-family protein, translating to MDHDSTAGTATATPQPPPPAHADLPAGPLTSAWGPDARRDRLTELLAGGLRAHPVRPVHDRALWDAVDQPTVAAFRLRGEVDLEEPWPQPLTSHYARYLRDGNRTAYEDRVARRQERLTRAAVLATTTGEDRWLDEVADGVVLLCEQSSWCWPAHDEGLRLHGWALPPEGSPSLDLGAAEVVGQLAWIDHTLGTALDDRAPGVRERLRAEARTRVLRPFVDRRDWHWLRRDGWAHNWNPWIHGHVLVAALALLDEPDERAEAVEHAIAGLDQFLDTLPTDGSSDEGYTSWWNGAGRALEALEVLAHASGGVLDARTVPVVRETVRFPHRMQLGGDWYLDVADSPARPPRDQAWHVLHRWAQTLDDEQVRLHAASYREPGLPSVTERAGLGRALQGLADPAWRDAHREHPPLERDVWLPQTQLVVTRERLGSARGLCVTVKGGHNGEHDNHNDVGSVVVAVDGVPLVVDAGQPTYTAATFGAERFTLWTMQSSWHNVPEPAWTTQGTGARYRARDVRVTPGEDTTRVVLDLSEAYELPGATGVRTVVLDRRRRCVTVEDAWDLGHDGRPGGTGGAEASEDDGPPDREGSPAGLRVHYLLAGVVSAERGGVVARPVAGGRGVRLTWDPETVVATTTVRLLDDPLLAGVWGERLTRLELTLTEPAPGAARAVARAGRRTRTTPDEATSRMIRVMAQAIR from the coding sequence GTGGACCACGACAGCACCGCGGGCACCGCGACAGCGACGCCGCAGCCGCCCCCGCCCGCGCACGCGGACCTCCCGGCCGGTCCGCTCACCAGCGCCTGGGGGCCCGACGCCCGGCGGGACCGCCTCACCGAGCTGCTCGCCGGCGGCCTGCGGGCGCACCCCGTCCGGCCGGTGCACGACCGCGCGCTCTGGGACGCCGTCGACCAGCCCACCGTCGCCGCGTTCCGGCTGCGCGGCGAGGTCGACCTCGAGGAGCCGTGGCCGCAGCCCCTCACCTCGCACTACGCCCGCTACCTGCGCGACGGCAACCGCACCGCGTACGAGGACCGGGTCGCCCGCCGCCAGGAGCGGCTCACCCGCGCCGCGGTGCTCGCGACCACGACCGGCGAGGACCGCTGGCTCGACGAGGTCGCGGACGGCGTCGTCCTGCTGTGCGAGCAGAGCAGCTGGTGCTGGCCCGCGCACGACGAGGGCCTGCGGCTGCACGGCTGGGCGCTGCCGCCCGAGGGCTCGCCGTCGCTCGACCTCGGCGCCGCGGAGGTCGTCGGGCAGCTCGCGTGGATCGACCACACGCTCGGCACGGCGCTCGACGACCGCGCACCCGGCGTCCGCGAGCGGCTGCGCGCGGAGGCCCGCACGCGCGTGCTGCGCCCCTTCGTCGATCGGCGTGACTGGCACTGGCTCCGGCGCGACGGCTGGGCGCACAACTGGAACCCGTGGATCCACGGCCACGTGCTCGTCGCGGCCCTCGCGCTGCTCGACGAGCCCGACGAGCGCGCCGAGGCGGTCGAGCACGCGATCGCCGGCCTCGACCAGTTCCTCGACACCCTCCCCACCGACGGCAGCAGCGACGAGGGCTACACGTCGTGGTGGAACGGCGCCGGGCGCGCGCTCGAGGCGCTCGAGGTCCTCGCGCACGCGAGCGGCGGGGTGCTCGACGCGCGCACCGTGCCCGTCGTGCGCGAGACCGTGCGGTTCCCGCACCGCATGCAGCTCGGCGGCGACTGGTACCTCGACGTCGCTGACAGCCCCGCGCGACCGCCGCGCGACCAGGCCTGGCACGTGCTGCACCGCTGGGCGCAGACGCTCGACGACGAGCAGGTGCGCCTGCACGCGGCCTCCTACCGGGAGCCCGGCCTCCCGTCGGTCACGGAGCGCGCCGGCCTGGGTCGCGCGCTGCAGGGGCTCGCCGACCCGGCCTGGCGCGACGCCCACCGCGAGCACCCGCCGCTCGAGCGGGACGTGTGGCTCCCCCAGACGCAGCTGGTCGTGACGCGTGAGCGGCTCGGCTCGGCGCGGGGGCTGTGCGTCACCGTCAAGGGCGGGCACAACGGCGAGCACGACAACCACAACGACGTCGGCTCGGTCGTCGTCGCGGTCGACGGCGTGCCGCTCGTCGTCGACGCGGGCCAGCCGACCTACACGGCGGCGACCTTCGGGGCCGAGCGCTTCACGCTGTGGACGATGCAGAGCAGCTGGCACAACGTCCCCGAACCGGCGTGGACGACGCAGGGCACGGGTGCCCGGTACCGCGCCCGCGACGTCCGCGTGACGCCCGGGGAGGACACCACGCGCGTCGTGCTCGACCTCTCGGAGGCGTACGAGCTGCCGGGTGCGACCGGGGTGCGGACGGTCGTGCTCGACCGCCGGCGGCGCTGCGTGACGGTCGAGGACGCGTGGGACCTCGGTCACGACGGGCGACCCGGGGGGACGGGCGGTGCGGAGGCGTCGGAGGACGACGGCCCCCCGGACCGCGAGGGCTCCCCTGCCGGGCTGCGCGTCCACTACCTCCTCGCGGGCGTCGTCAGCGCCGAGCGCGGCGGCGTCGTCGCGCGGCCCGTCGCGGGCGGGCGCGGCGTGCGGCTCACGTGGGACCCCGAGACGGTCGTCGCGACGACGACGGTCCGGCTGCTCGACGACCCGCTGCTGGCCGGGGTGTGGGGGGAGCGGCTCACCCGCCTCGAGCTCACGCTCACCGAGCCCGCACCCGGGGCCGCGCGCGCCGTCGCCCGCGCGGGGCGCCGGACGCGCACGACGCCGGACGAGGCGACGAGCCGGATGATCCGCGTCATGGCGCAGGCGATCCGGTGA
- a CDS encoding LysR family transcriptional regulator: MPAAVPAPAPTLDARALDVQALRLMRAIADHGTLTAAAAAIGSSQPAVSQHVRRLERRLGTALLERAGRGVRLTEAGRVLAHHGATVTAAVGAAAAEVLSLTTLRSGRVRLVAFPSASATIVPRALAGLRERHPGLAVTLDEAEPPQALEALRTAACDVALVFAYPGVPTPGGDLDGLVARHLVDDGTVVALPEGHPAALAEDGLDLADLADDVWIAGCPRCRGHLLAAGRARGFTPRIAYATDDYVAVLGLVAAGLGVAMLPGLVLPTALRTPGVVVRPAAGTADRVVHAVTTPDLLRVPAVAVTLDALADAAGTLPGLPGHRPGPPPGPRT; the protein is encoded by the coding sequence ATGCCCGCTGCCGTCCCGGCACCCGCCCCGACGCTCGACGCGCGGGCGCTCGACGTGCAGGCGCTGCGGCTCATGCGCGCGATCGCCGACCACGGGACCCTCACGGCGGCGGCCGCGGCGATCGGGTCCAGCCAGCCGGCGGTCAGCCAGCACGTGCGCCGTCTCGAGCGCCGGCTCGGGACCGCGCTGCTCGAGCGCGCCGGTCGTGGCGTGCGGCTCACGGAGGCCGGCCGGGTGCTCGCGCACCACGGGGCCACCGTGACCGCCGCCGTCGGGGCGGCCGCCGCGGAGGTGCTGTCGCTCACGACCCTGCGCTCGGGGCGCGTCCGGCTCGTGGCGTTCCCGTCCGCGTCCGCGACGATCGTGCCCCGCGCCCTTGCCGGGCTGCGCGAGCGGCACCCGGGCCTCGCGGTGACCCTCGACGAGGCGGAGCCGCCGCAGGCGCTCGAGGCGCTGCGCACCGCGGCGTGCGACGTCGCGCTCGTCTTCGCGTACCCGGGGGTGCCGACGCCCGGGGGAGACCTCGACGGTCTGGTCGCCCGGCACCTGGTCGACGACGGCACGGTCGTCGCCCTGCCCGAGGGGCACCCGGCGGCGCTCGCCGAGGACGGGCTCGACCTCGCCGACCTCGCCGACGACGTGTGGATCGCGGGCTGCCCGCGGTGCCGCGGCCACCTGCTCGCCGCCGGTCGGGCCCGCGGGTTCACGCCCCGCATCGCGTACGCGACCGACGACTACGTCGCCGTGCTCGGCCTCGTCGCTGCCGGGCTCGGCGTCGCGATGCTCCCGGGCCTCGTCCTGCCGACGGCGCTGCGCACGCCCGGGGTCGTGGTGCGCCCGGCCGCCGGGACGGCCGACCGCGTGGTGCACGCGGTCACGACGCCGGACCTGCTGCGCGTCCCGGCGGTCGCGGTGACGCTCGACGCGCTCGCGGACGCCGCCGGCACGCTGCCCGGCCTCCCGGGCCACCGACCCGGCCCGCCCCCGGGCCCCCGCACGTGA
- a CDS encoding aminotransferase class V-fold PLP-dependent enzyme, whose translation MPLTTTPVTDLRAAFSPVDGYLDAATLGLPPRASADALREALDAWQSGRADAAAYDAAVRRSRAAYARLVGVPVEHVAVGSQASSLVGVVAAGLPDGAEVVVVDGDFTSVVFPFLAHADRGVRVRHVPLDRLADEVRPGTDLVAFSLVQSRDGRVADADAVCAAAAAVGARTLCDTTQAAGWFPVDASRFDVTVCSAYKWLCGPRGAAFLTVRPDVAATLRPLHAGWYAGADVWASVYGPDMTLAPDARRFDVSPAWLCWVGLAPALELLAAVDPREVRAHDARLADTLRARLGLRPTGSAIVVLPDATGSLRARLAEHGVRAAGRGGGVRLAFHVWCSEADVERAAEALVAAHAL comes from the coding sequence ATGCCGCTCACCACGACACCCGTGACCGACCTGCGAGCCGCCTTCAGTCCCGTCGACGGCTATCTCGACGCCGCGACGCTCGGCCTGCCGCCCCGCGCCTCGGCGGACGCGCTGCGCGAGGCGCTCGACGCCTGGCAGTCCGGCCGGGCCGACGCCGCCGCCTACGACGCGGCGGTGCGCCGCTCCCGCGCGGCCTACGCACGGCTGGTCGGCGTCCCGGTCGAGCACGTCGCCGTCGGCTCGCAGGCGTCCTCCCTCGTCGGGGTCGTCGCCGCGGGGCTCCCGGACGGCGCCGAGGTCGTGGTCGTCGACGGGGACTTCACCTCGGTCGTCTTCCCGTTCCTCGCGCACGCGGACCGCGGCGTCCGCGTGCGGCACGTGCCGCTCGACCGGCTCGCCGACGAGGTGCGCCCCGGCACGGACCTCGTCGCCTTCTCGCTCGTGCAGTCGCGCGACGGCCGGGTCGCCGACGCGGACGCGGTGTGCGCCGCGGCGGCCGCGGTCGGGGCCCGCACGCTGTGCGACACGACGCAGGCGGCGGGCTGGTTCCCGGTCGACGCGTCCCGGTTCGACGTGACGGTGTGCTCGGCCTACAAGTGGCTGTGCGGCCCGCGCGGCGCCGCGTTCCTGACCGTCCGGCCCGACGTCGCCGCGACGCTCCGCCCGCTGCACGCCGGCTGGTACGCGGGCGCCGACGTGTGGGCCTCGGTGTACGGCCCGGACATGACGCTGGCCCCCGACGCCCGACGGTTCGACGTCTCCCCCGCGTGGCTGTGCTGGGTCGGCCTCGCGCCCGCGCTGGAGCTGCTCGCCGCCGTCGACCCCCGCGAGGTCCGCGCGCACGACGCCCGGCTCGCCGACACCCTGCGCGCGCGGCTCGGCCTGCGGCCCACCGGGAGCGCGATCGTCGTGCTGCCCGACGCGACCGGGTCGCTGCGCGCCCGCCTCGCCGAGCACGGGGTGCGCGCGGCGGGCCGTGGGGGCGGGGTGCGCCTCGCGTTCCACGTGTGGTGCTCGGAGGCGGACGTCGAGCGGGCGGCCGAGGCGCTCGTCGCAGCGCACGCGCTCTGA
- a CDS encoding LLM class flavin-dependent oxidoreductase, which yields MQFGIFTVGDVTTDPTTGRTPTEAERIQAMVTIARHAEEVGLDVFATGEHHNPPFVPSSPTTMLGYIAAKTERLLLSTSTTLITTNDPVKIAEDYAMLQHLADGRVDLMMGRGNTGPVYPWFGQDIRNGISLAIENYALLHRLWREDVVSWEGKFRTPLQSFTSTPRPLDGVPPFVWHGSIRSPEIAEQAAYYGDGFFHNNIFWPIEHTQQMVDLYRRRFEHYGHGSADQAIVGLGGQVFMRANSQDAKREFRPYFDNAPVYGHGPSMEDFTAQTPLTVGSPQEVIDRYATMREHVGDYQRQLFLMDHAGLPLTTVLEQLDLLGGEVVPVLRKELAVGRPAHVPDAPTHASLVAKAGGAQEATVYAAGDDVTGASPEVATVTR from the coding sequence ATGCAGTTCGGGATCTTCACCGTCGGCGACGTCACGACCGACCCCACGACCGGTCGCACGCCGACCGAGGCCGAGCGCATCCAGGCGATGGTGACGATCGCGCGGCACGCCGAGGAGGTCGGGCTCGACGTCTTCGCGACCGGCGAGCACCACAACCCGCCGTTCGTCCCCTCGTCGCCCACCACGATGCTCGGCTACATCGCCGCGAAGACCGAGCGGCTGCTCCTGTCGACCTCGACGACGCTCATCACCACGAACGACCCGGTGAAGATCGCCGAGGACTACGCGATGCTCCAGCACCTCGCGGACGGCCGCGTCGACCTCATGATGGGCCGCGGCAACACCGGCCCCGTCTACCCGTGGTTCGGGCAGGACATCCGCAACGGGATCAGCCTCGCGATCGAGAACTACGCGCTGCTGCACCGGCTGTGGCGCGAGGACGTCGTGAGCTGGGAGGGCAAGTTCCGCACCCCGCTGCAGTCGTTCACCTCGACGCCCCGCCCGCTCGACGGCGTCCCGCCGTTCGTGTGGCACGGCTCGATCCGCAGCCCCGAGATCGCCGAGCAGGCGGCCTACTACGGCGACGGCTTCTTCCACAACAACATCTTCTGGCCCATCGAGCACACCCAGCAGATGGTCGACCTCTACCGTCGCCGGTTCGAGCACTACGGCCACGGCAGCGCCGACCAGGCGATCGTCGGCCTCGGCGGACAGGTGTTCATGCGGGCGAACAGCCAGGACGCGAAGCGCGAGTTCCGGCCGTACTTCGACAACGCCCCGGTGTACGGGCACGGGCCGTCGATGGAGGACTTCACCGCGCAGACGCCGCTCACGGTCGGCAGCCCGCAGGAGGTCATCGACCGGTACGCCACGATGCGCGAGCACGTCGGGGACTACCAGCGCCAGCTGTTCCTCATGGACCACGCGGGGCTCCCGCTCACGACCGTCCTCGAGCAGCTCGACCTGCTCGGCGGCGAGGTCGTCCCGGTGCTCCGCAAGGAGCTCGCAGTCGGCCGCCCGGCGCACGTGCCCGACGCCCCGACGCACGCCTCGCTCGTCGCGAAGGCCGGCGGCGCGCAGGAGGCGACCGTCTACGCCGCGGGCGACGACGTCACGGGCGCCTCGCCCGAGGTCGCGACGGTGACCCGATGA
- a CDS encoding FMN reductase, which produces MTGRAPDRRTLAVVSAGLRQPSSTRLLADRLTEATVNALGQKGLDVDVHVIELRELAHPLTDALLTGFSSGPLREAIETVTRADGVVAVTPIFSGSYNGMFKNFVDVLEQGALAGTPVLLGATAGTARHSLALEHELRPLFSYLRSVVVPTGVFAATDDFGAVEGAAGSDDVAPLVVRVDRAGRELADLVAARTPREVHDPFASPTSFEDLLAGR; this is translated from the coding sequence ATGACCGGGCGCGCCCCCGACCGCCGGACCCTCGCGGTCGTCTCCGCGGGCCTGCGCCAGCCGTCCTCGACGCGCCTGCTCGCCGACCGCCTCACCGAGGCCACGGTCAACGCCCTCGGCCAGAAGGGTCTCGACGTCGACGTGCACGTGATCGAGCTGCGCGAGCTCGCGCACCCGCTGACCGACGCCCTGCTCACCGGCTTCTCGAGCGGCCCCCTGCGCGAGGCGATCGAGACCGTGACGCGCGCCGACGGCGTCGTCGCGGTCACGCCGATCTTCAGCGGCTCCTACAACGGGATGTTCAAGAACTTCGTGGACGTCCTGGAGCAGGGCGCGCTCGCGGGCACCCCGGTGCTGCTCGGCGCGACCGCCGGCACGGCGCGGCACTCGCTCGCGCTCGAGCACGAGCTCCGGCCGCTGTTCTCCTACCTGCGCTCCGTCGTCGTCCCGACCGGCGTCTTCGCCGCGACCGACGACTTCGGCGCGGTCGAGGGGGCGGCCGGTTCCGACGACGTCGCCCCGCTCGTCGTCCGGGTCGACCGCGCGGGCCGCGAGCTCGCCGACCTCGTCGCCGCGCGCACCCCGCGCGAGGTGCACGACCCGTTCGCGAGCCCGACGTCGTTCGAGGACCTGCTCGCCGGACGGTGA
- a CDS encoding DUF885 domain-containing protein: MTPDDATMPPTATATPTDVPTAREVADRWVETLADLDPRVATALGIRPSDDRMPDLSPDGLATEARAARAALAELDGARVLDDDDRRCATLLRERLEAQLAVHETGADLASLRPIGSPVQVLQSIFLLMPTATDDDWAVVARRLAAVPESAASYRRTLEAGLAEGRRSAPRQAAAIVDQLGAWLRDGDTPGWHAGFVAPGPDALRTELDAGADAAATAVAELRDWIAGTYLPAVQGTPDGVGREAYLVAARSSIGATLDPDEAYAWGWEELARIEAEMVREADRVLPGATPAEAFAHLDVHGDAVEGVEEVRAWLQAMMDTAIAGLDGTAVDVSGPVRRVEAMIAPPGAAAAPYYTRPSLDFSRPGRTWLPTLGRTRFPTWDLISTWYHEGVPGHHLQLGQWAHRAAELSRFQVSVGSVSATTEGWALYAERLMDELGYLTDPGARLGYLDGQRMRAVRVVIDIGMHLGLRIPDASGFHPGERWTAELGEEFFAARSGSPAEFVRSEIVRYLGWPGQAISYKLGERAWLAGRAAARARAEAQGGRFDLRAWHTAALSLGSLGLDDLERELSTIDAVAEG, encoded by the coding sequence GTGACCCCCGACGACGCCACCATGCCCCCGACCGCCACCGCCACGCCGACCGACGTGCCGACCGCGCGCGAGGTCGCCGACCGGTGGGTCGAGACGCTCGCCGACCTCGACCCGCGCGTCGCGACCGCGCTGGGCATCCGCCCCAGCGACGACCGCATGCCGGACCTGTCGCCCGACGGCCTCGCCACCGAGGCCCGGGCCGCCCGCGCCGCGCTCGCCGAGCTCGACGGCGCCCGCGTCCTCGACGACGACGACCGCCGGTGCGCGACGCTCCTGCGCGAACGCCTGGAGGCGCAGCTCGCGGTGCACGAGACCGGCGCCGACCTCGCGTCGCTGCGCCCCATCGGCTCGCCCGTGCAGGTGCTGCAGTCGATCTTCCTCCTCATGCCGACGGCGACCGACGACGACTGGGCCGTCGTCGCACGCCGGCTGGCCGCCGTCCCCGAGTCGGCCGCCTCGTACCGCCGCACGCTCGAGGCCGGCCTCGCGGAGGGCCGCCGCAGCGCACCGCGGCAGGCCGCCGCGATCGTCGACCAGCTCGGTGCGTGGCTCCGCGACGGCGACACCCCGGGCTGGCACGCGGGCTTCGTCGCACCGGGCCCCGACGCGCTGCGCACCGAGCTCGACGCGGGCGCCGACGCCGCCGCGACCGCGGTCGCCGAGCTGCGCGACTGGATCGCCGGCACCTACCTGCCCGCGGTGCAGGGCACGCCGGACGGGGTCGGGCGCGAGGCCTACCTCGTCGCCGCACGCTCCAGCATCGGCGCGACCCTCGACCCCGACGAGGCGTACGCGTGGGGCTGGGAGGAGCTCGCCCGCATCGAGGCCGAGATGGTGCGCGAGGCCGACCGCGTGCTGCCCGGCGCGACGCCCGCGGAGGCGTTCGCCCACCTCGACGTGCACGGCGACGCGGTCGAGGGCGTCGAGGAGGTGCGCGCGTGGCTCCAGGCCATGATGGACACGGCGATCGCCGGGCTCGACGGGACCGCGGTCGACGTCTCCGGGCCCGTGCGCCGCGTCGAGGCGATGATCGCTCCCCCGGGCGCCGCGGCCGCGCCGTACTACACGCGCCCGTCGCTCGACTTCAGCCGCCCCGGACGCACCTGGCTCCCGACCCTCGGGCGCACGCGCTTCCCCACGTGGGACCTCATCAGCACCTGGTACCACGAGGGCGTCCCGGGCCACCACCTCCAGCTGGGCCAGTGGGCGCACCGGGCCGCCGAGCTCTCGCGCTTCCAGGTCAGCGTCGGGTCCGTGTCCGCCACCACGGAGGGCTGGGCCCTGTACGCGGAGCGCCTCATGGACGAGCTCGGGTACCTCACCGACCCCGGCGCGCGCCTCGGGTACCTCGACGGCCAGCGGATGCGCGCGGTGCGCGTGGTCATCGACATCGGCATGCACCTCGGGCTGCGGATCCCCGACGCGTCGGGCTTCCACCCCGGGGAGCGGTGGACCGCGGAGCTCGGCGAGGAGTTCTTCGCCGCACGGAGCGGCTCGCCCGCCGAGTTCGTGCGCAGCGAGATCGTCCGGTACCTCGGCTGGCCGGGTCAGGCGATCAGCTACAAGCTCGGCGAGCGCGCGTGGCTCGCGGGCCGGGCTGCGGCACGGGCGCGCGCGGAGGCCCAGGGCGGGCGCTTCGACCTGCGCGCCTGGCACACCGCGGCGCTCTCGCTCGGCTCGCTCGGGCTCGACGACCTCGAGCGCGAGCTCAGCACGATCGACGCGGTCGCGGAGGGCTGA
- a CDS encoding glycoside hydrolase family 113, protein MKQLDGWIAGMTWGWGSRRGEWTGPEAERSMSLMVERLGVTWTAITFFTLQDTPQSTEIRFRDEPTVSDDEVRAAIRGAHERGLQVVLKPVVNCADGTWRAHINFFDHDVPCEPKWSEWFASYTAFVVHHARIAQEEGAEMLCIGCEMVQTDRREREWRELVRQVRAVYSGLVTYNCDKYQEDRVTWWDAVDVISSSGYYPEDDWENQLDRIEPVVRAHGKPFFFMEAGCPSRTGSPALPNDWALPGEPSEAAQRAWYEAAFAATGPRDWVEGFMLWDWPARLYDEADAAGNDDYCMFGKQAERTVREHYAAQVRRG, encoded by the coding sequence ATGAAGCAGCTCGACGGCTGGATCGCGGGGATGACGTGGGGCTGGGGCTCCCGGCGCGGGGAGTGGACCGGGCCCGAGGCGGAGCGCTCGATGTCCCTGATGGTCGAGCGGCTCGGAGTGACCTGGACGGCGATCACGTTCTTCACGCTGCAGGACACCCCGCAGTCGACCGAGATCCGCTTCCGCGACGAGCCCACCGTGAGCGACGACGAGGTGCGTGCGGCGATCCGCGGCGCGCACGAGCGCGGGCTCCAGGTCGTGCTCAAGCCGGTCGTGAACTGCGCCGACGGCACGTGGCGCGCGCACATCAACTTCTTCGACCACGACGTGCCGTGCGAGCCGAAGTGGAGCGAGTGGTTCGCGAGCTACACCGCGTTCGTGGTGCACCACGCCCGCATCGCCCAGGAGGAGGGCGCGGAGATGCTCTGCATCGGCTGCGAGATGGTGCAGACGGACCGGCGCGAGCGGGAGTGGCGCGAGCTCGTGCGCCAGGTGCGCGCCGTGTACTCCGGGCTCGTCACGTACAACTGCGACAAGTACCAGGAGGACCGCGTCACGTGGTGGGACGCGGTCGACGTGATCTCGTCGAGCGGCTACTACCCGGAGGACGACTGGGAGAACCAGCTGGACCGCATCGAGCCCGTCGTGCGTGCGCACGGCAAGCCGTTCTTCTTCATGGAGGCCGGCTGCCCGAGCCGCACGGGGTCACCGGCGCTGCCCAACGACTGGGCGCTCCCCGGGGAGCCGAGCGAGGCCGCGCAGCGCGCGTGGTACGAGGCCGCGTTCGCCGCGACCGGACCCCGCGACTGGGTCGAGGGCTTCATGCTGTGGGACTGGCCCGCGCGCCTGTACGACGAGGCGGACGCGGCCGGCAACGACGACTACTGCATGTTCGGCAAGCAGGCCGAGCGCACGGTCCGGGAGCACTACGCGGCCCAGGTCCGCCGGGGCTGA
- the mqo gene encoding malate dehydrogenase (quinone): MTDHASTVDVVLVGGGIMSATLASMISVLEPTWTIEILERRDALAEESSNAWNNAGTGHAALCELNYTPERPDGSIDIAKAVTINEQFELSRELWHFLLTSGRLPEGVAFLSPTPHLTFVRGAENVDYLRRRAEALRVHHLFAGLEFTEDPEVIRSWAPLLVEGRVGDEPIAATRAPEGTDVDFGALTRGLVDGVVQRGATVRLEHEVRRLRQRRDGTWRLSVADRRWNASPRRRTIDARFVFIGAGGGALHLLQKSGIPEAKGYGGFPISGQFLRTTNPDLVAQHQAKVYGKADVGSPPMSVPHLDTRVVDGRTALLFGPYAGWSMKFLKAGSPLDLIRSIRPGNLVPMLAVGLKNVDLVKYLVSEVTATETRRLRTLRAFMPTAHPRDWELITAGQRVQVIKKHPTQGGVLEFGTELVTAQDGTIAGLLGASPGASTAVSTMVDLLERCFPSRVDAWRPQLREMMPSLGGSDWDDSFEREGMSDDAQVGA, encoded by the coding sequence GTGACGGACCACGCCAGCACTGTCGATGTCGTCCTCGTCGGCGGCGGGATCATGAGCGCGACGCTCGCCTCGATGATCTCCGTCCTCGAGCCCACCTGGACGATCGAGATCCTGGAGCGCCGCGACGCGCTCGCCGAGGAGAGCTCGAACGCCTGGAACAACGCGGGCACGGGGCACGCCGCGCTGTGCGAGCTCAACTACACCCCCGAGCGCCCCGACGGCTCGATCGACATCGCGAAGGCCGTGACGATCAACGAGCAGTTCGAGCTCTCGCGCGAGCTGTGGCACTTCCTGCTCACGAGCGGCCGGCTGCCCGAGGGCGTCGCGTTCCTGTCGCCGACGCCGCACCTGACGTTCGTGCGCGGCGCCGAGAACGTCGACTACCTGCGCCGGCGCGCCGAGGCCCTGCGCGTGCACCACCTGTTCGCCGGCCTGGAGTTCACCGAGGACCCCGAGGTCATCCGCTCGTGGGCCCCGCTGCTCGTCGAGGGCCGCGTCGGGGACGAGCCGATCGCCGCGACCCGGGCGCCCGAGGGCACCGACGTCGACTTCGGGGCGCTCACGCGCGGCCTGGTCGACGGCGTCGTGCAGCGCGGTGCGACCGTGCGCCTCGAGCACGAGGTCCGCCGGCTCCGCCAGCGCCGCGACGGCACCTGGCGGCTCTCCGTCGCCGACCGCCGCTGGAACGCGAGCCCGCGCCGCCGCACGATCGACGCGCGCTTCGTCTTCATCGGCGCGGGCGGCGGCGCGCTGCACCTGCTGCAGAAGTCGGGCATCCCGGAGGCCAAGGGCTACGGCGGCTTCCCGATCAGCGGGCAGTTCCTGCGCACCACGAACCCGGACCTCGTCGCGCAGCACCAGGCCAAGGTCTACGGCAAGGCCGACGTCGGCTCGCCGCCCATGTCCGTGCCGCACCTCGACACGCGCGTCGTCGACGGCCGGACCGCGCTGCTCTTCGGCCCGTACGCCGGGTGGAGCATGAAGTTCCTCAAGGCGGGCTCGCCGCTCGACCTGATCCGCTCGATCCGGCCCGGCAACCTGGTCCCGATGCTCGCCGTCGGGCTCAAGAACGTCGACCTGGTCAAGTACCTCGTCAGCGAGGTCACGGCGACCGAGACGCGCCGGCTGCGCACGCTGCGCGCGTTCATGCCGACGGCGCACCCGCGCGACTGGGAGCTCATCACCGCGGGCCAGCGCGTCCAGGTCATCAAGAAGCACCCGACCCAGGGCGGCGTGCTCGAGTTCGGCACCGAGCTCGTCACCGCGCAGGACGGCACGATCGCCGGTCTGCTCGGTGCCTCCCCGGGCGCCTCCACGGCGGTCTCGACGATGGTCGACCTGCTCGAGCGCTGCTTCCCGTCGCGGGTCGACGCGTGGCGCCCCCAGCTGCGCGAGATGATGCCGAGCCTCGGCGGGAGCGACTGGGACGACTCGTTCGAGCGCGAGGGCATGTCGGACGACGCCCAGGTCGGCGCCTGA